GGATGCGATGACAGCCGCTCGATCACCTCCGCCTCGTACTCGGTCCACAACGCGCCGGCATCTCGGTAGAGGCGGCCCGCAGTGGTCGAGGACGGCCAGCGATGAAACACGTCGGCCCGCGCTCCGAGCAGTTCGTCTGGTCGGTGCTCGGCGAGCAGCTCGCACCAGTACTCCGCGGCACGCTGTGACTGGTGGCCGTTGTCGAAGTCGGTGGCCTGCTTCGCCCAGTCGATCGCCGCGTCGACCTCGTCGATCTCCATGAGGGCTACCGCGGTATCCGTGAGCCACGCGGCGACCCGTCGGTCTCGGGCGTGGGTGCGGATGATCGCGTCGACGTCACGATCGAACACGGCCAGCCGCCGGGCATTCCAGTTCAGGGTGAACCACGCCCCCGAGCCCGGCGACGAGAACGGCTGATCGTCCGGCGGTCGCGGCGCGAGTGTCGCGGCGTGTTCGTCGAGTTTGGCGCGGTAGGCGGCGATCCCCGCCGGGCCGAGCGCGGAGGCGTAGGCGACCGGATCGATCGTGAAGTAGTCGCACTCGTCTACGAACTGGAATTTCATCATCCACGTGATGAGTTTGTTCGCCGGCGGGCGTGCCTTGGCGGCGGCAATCGGATGGAGATCGAGTAGGTCGCGGCACGCGTCGCCGATGATGCCGCTGGAGTCGTCGGCGCGCATGATCACCTTCAGTGCTGACGCGATGGCCCGCTGGGTCACGGCCAGCACTTCAGCGGGGTCGTGGTCATGCGTGGCCTGCTGCAGGATCGCCACCGCTTCGTGCATCTGGGCTCCGTGCGCGTTGGCGACCTTCCACCGCCACACGTCAGCCCGGGTTCGAATCAGGGGTAGAACCGTATCGGCGAGAGAACTCACCTCGTCATGATGCGCGATGCGCCCGACTGGGTGCGCGGGCTTGTCACCCGTCAAGCACGCTGAGCCCGCCCCTCCACGCCGCGAGGACCTCCTCGACCCGCAAACGCACGCGGTCGCGCGCGTCGTCGCGGTCGACCCCCGCCATCAGCAGGTCGTCGTACTCGGTGTCGACGTGGCGGACCGAGGCGGTGACCGCGAGCCGTATCGCGTCCGGATCCAGAGCGCGGCCGGCGGCGCGGCGCCCGACGCGTCCGCTGCCGCGTAGGGCTGCGTGATAGGCGACGGCCTCGGCGCGTGTGGAAGGGCAGCCTGGGAAGTGCATCCGGATGGCTTCGGCGAAGTCGCCGCGGAACTTCTCGTCGACGACCTCTCGACGCAGCTGGTCGCGTTGTCGGCGCAACGCCCGGGCGTCGGCGTCCTCGAGGCACTGTCGCGCGGCCACCTCGATGGCGTCGGATTCGGCCAAAATGCCCTGTCGTTCATAGCGATTACGGCGCCGGCTCCATTGGACGACCACGGCGGACAGTCGGCTTGCATTCGCGGTCCGACGGGTCAAAGCGGCGTCACCGGAGGGAAGGAAGACGAGGTGGCCCAGATCGGCGCAATCCAGACAGGAGATGCCGGTTGTGGTCGTAAGCAGCAGATCGCCCGAACCGCCGCAGGAATCACAGGTCCATGCATACTCGACCTCCTCGACGGTGAGCCCGCGGGGACGGTGTCGCGGCAGGGCCGGGGCGGGTTGCTCACTGACGGCCCAACGGGTGCGGAATGCGCGCTCGGCATCGGCGTCAACGCCGGTGGTGAACGAATGGTCGCCGTAGTCGGTATCCCACGGTTTGAGCCCGCGGTCGTGCGCCCACGCCGACAGGGCCGCCAGGGCGGCGGCAGTCTTGTCGGAGTCAACCGCGACGCACAGCCCGAGCGCGGCGACGCGGCCGGTGAGCCACCGATCGACGTGGGGCTGGGTGAGCCAGCCCAGGCCGATCAGAACGTCGATGGGCGTGACGAATTGCCGTTCGGCCAGCGCGGCCTCGGCGATGTGTGCGATGCGGGTTTCCAGACGTGCCGTGACATCGCCAGCGTAGGTCCGCGGCCCGACAGTTCGCCCGGTCGGTTGCCGAGTCTGTTTGTCAGTCCTCGCCCATACCGTCTTGTACATGAGCGATGGACGCATTCGACGCAAAGTGAAAAGGGCCAGGCGTGAGGCCCGGCGCAGGAGGAGGCTCGAAACACGATCCGCCGGCGAGGAGCCGGCCACGGAGGACATCTTCCAACGGTTGATCTCGGGGCATCCGTTGGGACTGCTCGGCTTCTTCAGCAAGGAGGTGGAGCACGCCACACCGCACCGGTGGGTGCTCGACGCCGAACCTCGTGAGTCGATGGACATCCCGTATCTCGTCTCCAACCTCGTGGCGACGCCCGGACCCGGCGCTGACGCGGTGCTGGCGGCACTGGCCGAACTGGTCGACGACGAGCAGCTGCGCGACGCCTGCCGCGGTGAGCTCGCTGCCCGACGTGACGGGCTGTCGGGCCTCGCGGCGGAGCTGTCCGACGTGCGCGTACATACCGCTGTGCGGATGATCCATGTTCTCGGCGACGACGACCATCTCTTCATCGGCTGTCGCATCGGGAAATGGGATCTCACCTGCGTGGCGCTCCTCGCGCACGGCGAGCTGTCCGAGATCGTCGACGCAGCCTTCGCGCCCACCGCGGTGGAGGACGTCCTTACCGACGCGAAGCGGCGACTCGGCGAACGTGACTACGCCGTGGAGCCGCTCGACCTCGCCGATGCGCGCGCCTGCCTCGAACACGGCATGAGACAGAGCGACCTGCTGCCGATACGTCCGACAGCCATGTGGCCGGACTGCCGGCCGCTGGTGCGCGCGGTGACCCGCCACCTCCCCGAAGGCGGACAACGACCACGCCCCTCAGAGGCTGAGGAGCAACTGCGCGAGGAGGTGATCGAAGAGTTCTTTACCACCTCGGCCGGCGCACCCTTCGACAACATGGACGGCCGAGAACTGCTCTCGGACTGTGCCGACAGCGGCACCGGAGATCCGTTGCGATGGAGTGCCGACCGACTACGGAATCTGCTGCAGCGGCCATACATCAGCGAGTACGGACCGACTGTCGGCGTCGTACAGCGCCCTCGAGGTGCCCGATCTGCTCAAGGCCTATGTCCCGTTCGCGCATGGGCGTGCCGGGGTCCGCGACGATCTGACCGCGGAGGCGCTGGACGTCATCGATGAACTGCGCCTGGGCTATCAGCGAGCAGTGCTGAGCGAAGGCTCCGAACCCCTCGGTTCCGTTTGGTGAGGGGCTCGCCCCTGGAAGTGGGGCAAACTCAGTTGGTCCGATTGCGGAAGGCAGTGGTTCCGGGGGAGGTGGACCGACATCACGGGATTGGTCGACAATGAGACCGTC
Above is a window of Mycolicibacterium baixiangningiae DNA encoding:
- a CDS encoding DUF2293 domain-containing protein is translated as MRPSLMYKTVWARTDKQTRQPTGRTVGPRTYAGDVTARLETRIAHIAEAALAERQFVTPIDVLIGLGWLTQPHVDRWLTGRVAALGLCVAVDSDKTAAALAALSAWAHDRGLKPWDTDYGDHSFTTGVDADAERAFRTRWAVSEQPAPALPRHRPRGLTVEEVEYAWTCDSCGGSGDLLLTTTTGISCLDCADLGHLVFLPSGDAALTRRTANASRLSAVVVQWSRRRNRYERQGILAESDAIEVAARQCLEDADARALRRQRDQLRREVVDEKFRGDFAEAIRMHFPGCPSTRAEAVAYHAALRGSGRVGRRAAGRALDPDAIRLAVTASVRHVDTEYDDLLMAGVDRDDARDRVRLRVEEVLAAWRGGLSVLDG
- a CDS encoding DUF6880 family protein, translating into MSSLADTVLPLIRTRADVWRWKVANAHGAQMHEAVAILQQATHDHDPAEVLAVTQRAIASALKVIMRADDSSGIIGDACRDLLDLHPIAAAKARPPANKLITWMMKFQFVDECDYFTIDPVAYASALGPAGIAAYRAKLDEHAATLAPRPPDDQPFSSPGSGAWFTLNWNARRLAVFDRDVDAIIRTHARDRRVAAWLTDTAVALMEIDEVDAAIDWAKQATDFDNGHQSQRAAEYWCELLAEHRPDELLGARADVFHRWPSSTTAGRLYRDAGALWTEYEAEVIERLSSHPREAVLFAQLSLKDIPFRSADEPHPDDCGRCGETPPGE